One Manihot esculenta cultivar AM560-2 chromosome 18, M.esculenta_v8, whole genome shotgun sequence genomic window carries:
- the LOC122722392 gene encoding FRIGIDA-like protein 4a, which yields MGSIPDPGELAELTCLSFDDFQRQTSVMTSCTLLCKELFDRITSLEQNLQKKSEALKHNLQILGHDIKAKLASLKKREVTIDGSMEIALERVDEHREAALKSLENSDHPDGEVDDGDGLLQLLRSFCLKMHSREFWKFAITKKKELDVLRSQIPLALAECVGPARFAWKRFQRFFPVDKRGARTTAGRPNTKIINFLRLSLMGLE from the coding sequence ATGGGGTCGATCCCCGATCCAGGCGAGTTAGCCGAGTTGACTTGCCTCAGCTTCGATGACTTCCAGCGTCAGACCTCAGTTATGACAAGCTGTACTCTTCTTTGCAAGGAGCTTTTTGACCGCATCACCTCTCTCGAGCAGAACCTCCAGAAGAAATCGGAAGCTCTCAAGCACAATCTCCAGATCCTAGGCCATGATATCAAGGCCAAGCTCGCGTCTCTCAAGAAGCGTGAGGTTACTATTGACGGAAGCATGGAGATCGCGCTCGAGCGCGTGGATGAACATAGAGAAGCCGCTCTCAAGTCCCTCGAGAACTCCGATCATCCTGATGGCGAGGTGGATGACGGTGATGGGCTGTTACAGCTGTTGAGATCCTTTTGCTTGAAAATGCACTCAAGGGAGTTCTGGAAGTTCGCAATTAccaagaaaaaggagcttgatgtTTTGAGGAGCCAAATTCCGTTGGCTTTAGCGGAATGTGTGGGTCCTGCTAGATTCGCCTGGAAGCGATTTCAGAGGTTTTTTCCCGTGGATAAGAGAGGAGCTCGGACTACAGCAGGTCGGCCaaataccaaaattatcaattttttgaGATTGAGTTTGATGGGATTGGAATAA